In the Treponema maltophilum ATCC 51939 genome, CAAATACATATTGGAAAGCGTTTGCGATTCGACGCCCTGCGACGCATCGACCAAAAGCAGGGCGCCTTCGCACGAAGCAATCGCGCGCGACACTTCATACGAAAAATCCACATGTCCCGGCGTATCGACAAAATTCAGTTCATAGGTTTTGCCGTCTTTTGCCGTATACGGAATGGTTACCGCCTGGCTTTTTATCGTGATGCCGCGCTCGCGTTCTATGTCCATGTTGTCGAGTATTTGATTTTGGAACTGCCGATCGTCGATTATTCGCGCTTTTTGAATAAGGCGGTCGGAAAGGGTTGATTTACCGTGATCTATGTGCGCAACGATACAAAAGTTGCGTTTTTGCTGCAAATCGATCATTGCGCCATTCTATTAGAAAAAATAAAGACTGTCCAGAGGCGCATACAGGGCAAGGCCGACTTCAAGATAGCCGCTTTTGCGCTTTTTTGTGTACAGTTCGGCATACAGGGCGCGGTCCTCTTCAAAGAGCCGCGTTTTAAGTATTTCCACCGGATCGTGCACCGAAAAACCCGATTCGTCGGCACTGCTGCCTTTTATAATCGATTGTACCGAAAACCTGCGTTTATTGCCGACCGAAGCAGGAACGAGTTCCATGCCGAACAGCGGATAAAACATGCGGTATTCGCTTTCGCGCTCGTAAATGTATTTTCCCGGATATTCGGGCCGCTCGTCACAATACACCAAAACGTTTCCGTCCGAATATCGTGTGCTATCGGCGGCTGCGACGGAATCGCGCGCAGTGCCATCTTTTTTCAGCAAGGGTCTGCGGTACGAAACGCGCGCAAGAGAAAACGGCGCGCAGCCGATAAGGTACTGTTGCAGTTCTTCAATCGAGCGCACGGCTTTGCCGTTTACGGCCGTAACAATGTCGTTCGCGCAAAGCCCCGCATAATCGGCCGAACCGCCGGGGGCTGCGTAAAGGATTTGAACGCCCTGCCCTTCGGTGTCTGAAGGATTTTTTTTGTACGTACGCCCGTAGGCGCCGATCCACGCATGTTTTGTTTCGCCCGAAGCATACAGCCGGTTTAAAACGGTTTTAAGATATTCGACCGGAACGGCAAAATTCAATCCCTGATAATTGAGTAAGCCGGCAAACACGACGCCCTGTACTTCGCCTTCAGCGTTTACAAGCGGGCCGCCGGAGTTCCCCGAATTGACCGCGGCGTCGATCTGTATAACCGACACCGTAGACAAAAGGTTGCGGTCGAACGACGACACGATGCCCGAGGTAATGGTACTTTCCAAACCGGCCGGAGAGCCTATAGCGTAAATGCGCTCGCCGATGGAAAGGTTTTCGGAAGAGCCGAGCGTAAATACGTAGGGCGGTTTTATTTCGGTTTTGAGCAAAGCCAAGTCGAGGGTTTTGTCCCAGCCGACAACCCTCGCGGGAATGCGCGTATCCGGATCCGAGGCGAGTTTTATATACAATTTGCCGTAGCCTTCGTAGGTCGGGTCGACCAAATCCGCGATAACGTGATGGTTCGTTACGATGTAGCCGCGCTCATCGATAAAAAACCCCGAACCGATGACGCGCGAGGCAAAGCCCATACCCTTTTGGACTTTTACGCCCAAATCGACCCACACGGTTACGCAGCCTTGAATAAAATCGCGGACAGTGTTTGCCTCCGCTTCCCTTTGCTTTTGCTCCGAAACTTTTTCCCGCGGCGAAAGCCGGGCAAGACCGTTAAACTTATCCTGCGCGGCGGCGCAATCGGCGGCAAAACTTCCGGCATTTTCAAACGGAAAGCTCGTCGCCGCATACACGGTTTGCAGGCTTTTTCCCAAACGCGCCGCTTGAGCCCAATTTTCATTTTTGAACGCATCGTAAAAGGCTTCTTCGGTATGCGCGGCGCACTCTTTGAACAGAGTTTCGGCGCGGTTTAAAAAGGGAGCGGTGCGGCATTCTTCGATAAGCAAAGCGGCGCGCCATAAAGCGTACACGGGCTTTTCTTTTTTTTTGTCCCGGATGCGCTCCAGTTCTTTATTGAACACCTGCTCGTCGGTAAAATCCGGTTTGACATAAGCGATTTTATGTGAAGAAGCGCAGGAAATAAAAAGCGCGGGTATTACGCATAAAAGCACCGAAAGCAGCGCACAAAGCGCCGGCAGCCGGGCACTGTGCGTTTTTATGTTTTTGATTTTATTCGTACAACAATTCACCAAAATACGTATCTCCGTTTTTTACGGCAAAAATTCTTGCAAACCTGTCTTTGTCTTTAAGCCAAATCAAATTCGTTACGGTACATATAACACCCGAAGAGCCCTTTTGGTTAAGCTCTTTTATAACTTTTTGTGCATAATTTCCGCCGGGAGAAACGCCTATCCAAAAAAACGGTGCGGCCGCATCGCGCTCAACCGGAATGCCGTCCGCCGATACGGGAATACCTTTTTGTATAATCAGCCTTACATGCCTGCCGCTTACCGGATGAACGTATTCGGTTTCTTCAGAATCGCCGTTTTTCACATAGCGGATTATCATGCTTCCCGTTTCATTATCGTTCCATTGTGCGGTCGTTTTTCCGTTCGGTCTGTATTCTTCACTGAATTCGATTATGCCGTTGGCGTCGGCATCAGATACGACTTTTTGCAAATACAAACCCTTTGCCGCATTGTCGACTCCGAACAAACGCAAAGAAAGTTCACGCGCTTCTTCGGCACTCCGGTGCAAGAGCGCGTTTTCGCCTGTGTTTTTGTCAGTGTTTTCGTCCGCGTATGCATATATTTCGGTCAGTTCGTATGTGCCGTTTTTGTCGCGGTCGACGTTTCGAAAACGCAGCGCACCGTTTTCAAAAAAAGCGTAGGCATAAGGCGTTCCGTTGTCGGTATAGACCGCGTTTTGCGCTTTGCCGTCAAACAGGCTGAAGCGTACAAGGGCGTTTTCACCTTCGGCGCTTTTGCGCTCGACCGTATGCGAAAGCGCAAACAAATCGTCCGCATTAAGCACGGACCGCACGTCATCGCGCAAAACGGGAAGATAAAAAGAGAGGGAGGCGCGCTCTTCCATAACGGGGTCTTTAATCATGTTGACGGGACTTGCAAACAATCGATCTTCATTGAGCGTATACGTGCCGCCCGACCATATGACGCGCGAAAGAGAAGGCCACGTACCGTACCACAGCACGGCATCTTCCCGTACAAGGTTCACTTTTACCGGAACGCCGTAATCGCAGTCGACCGTCCAATCGATAATGCCGTCCCGATTTGCGTCGTATTCGATAAACGAGGGACGGCCGGAACGATAATTCACCGTCATATCGGAAATGCCGTCGCCGTTCGTATCGAAACGGAGCGTACCGGCAAAGACGGCATACAGTTTTCGTACGCGCTCTTTTGTTTTTTCACCGGAAACAAGCGACACAAAACTTTTTACAAGGGTGTAATCGGAGGTACCGCTGAAAAAAGGCGCTACGTAATCGAAGGCTTTTTCTTCGCTCATAAGTCCCGCTTTAAGCGCGTACACGGCATAGCGCGGATCGGTTTTGCCGTAGGCGTTCCACGCTTTAAGAAGACGTCGCCCGTCTTCTTCGGAAAAAGCGAACACAGAAGCTTTCAGCAACACGTCGGGATCCGCATCCTGCAAATCATACGCGCGCGACACAAAAAGAGATGAAAGTTCCGCAAAGGTTTTATCGGATTCATCGCCGCCGTTGAGCGCCGTATTGCCGCCGGGAGTTTCCGCGTTATCGGCGCTACCGGCCGTTTGGGCACTGTCGGTAGCATCAGCGATTTCGCCGGCAGTTTGTGCGTCATTGCCGCCGTTTTCCCGCGACGGTTCCCGTTCACGTTCGAAAAACAAAAGTGCAAAGCGCGGATCTTCGGGAAACCGCAGCGCCCCCTGCCTGACCGTTTTGCGCGCATCGCCGATATTGCCTAAAAGGTAGAGCGCATTTGCGCGTATGTACAGTGCGTCTTTTCCAGAAAGTAAAGGGCGTTCATTCAAAAGGGAAAGGGCTTCGGCGGCCCTCGCCGTTTTTGTATATACAGACGCAAGCAAAAGGCGTGCCGCGTCTTTGTTGTATTCGTACCATTTGTTTTGCAAAGCGGATTTTAAAAGCGGCTCAATCTTATACGGTGGAAGGCCGCGCTGCGACATACCGAGCGCTTGAATATAATACAGGTCGGCAACCGTATTGTCATAGGTTAAACCGAGCGCGGCGCGCGAATAAGAAGCTTCATATTCTTCGTTTGCGAGAAGTTTTTTTGCAATATCGATACAACGCACGGCCGTTTCGGTATACGGTGCGGGAGTTTGAGAAAACGCAAAAGCGGCAAAGGTGCAAAGGCTTGCGGCAATGCAAAGACGCCGCAAAATGAAACGGTTTTTTTTCATACACACCTCTCTTAATAAAAACGCCGGCACTGCAGCAGACGGCACTGCATCGAACATCGACTGTACGGCATCAGACGGAACTTTTTATTCCGCCCCTATGTCCGGCGGCGCAAATCGACATGAGGCCCTTCCAAGCCCGCGCTTTTTTCCGCCTCGTTTTCGGCAAGCGCTTCGGACGGCTTAAAACCGAGCAATTCGCGCACTTCTTTATCATCCAAAGTTTCTTTTTCCACCAAAGCCTGCGTCAGTTTATCCAACTGATCGCGGTGTTCGGTGAGTATTTTAAGCGTGCGCTTACGCGCTTCGTTTAAAAGTTTTTCTACGGCGCGGTCTATTTTTTGCGCGCTTTCTTCCGAATAGCCTTTGCGCCGCTCGATTTCTTTTCCCATAAATATGGGTTCGTCTTCGCGGCCGTAACTGACCGCTCCCACATCTTCCGACATACCCCACTCGCACACCATGCGGCGCGCAATATCGGTAGCCCGCTCTATATCGTTTTGGGTACCTGTCGTCGTATCGCCGTAGACAATCGATTCGGCCGCATAACCGCCGAACAAAATAACCAGCTGATCTTCAAGCCAGCTTTTTGTGTGCGAATACGAATCTTCTTTGGGGAGTCCGACCGTAAGGCCGAGCGCGCGGCCGCGCGGAATTATCGTTACCTTGTGCAAAGGAGACGCGTTTTTCAAATAATAATACGGAAGCGCGTGTCCGGCCTCGTGGCACGCGGTCATAACGCGTTCTTTTTCGGGCATAACCATCGATTCGCGGGCAACGCCCATAAGGATTTTGTCGCGCGCCTGTTCCAATTCGGTAAACGAAACCTTTTCTTTATTTTTACGCGCGGCAAACAAAGCGCCCTCGTTAATCATGTTCGACAAATCGGCGCCGCTCATGCCCGACGTCGCCCGCGCAAAATGTTTAAAGTCCACGTCGTCGTCAAGCTTTATTTTTTTCGCATGAACGATCAAAATGGCTTCGCGCTCTTTTATGTCCGGAAGCGACACGTGCACTTGCCGGTCGAAGCGGCCGGGGCGCAAAAGCGCGGGATCCAAAACGTCCGGGCGGTTGGTCGCGGCAAGCACGATAACGCCTTCTTTGCCGTCGAAGCCGTCCATTTCGACAAGCATTTGGTTGAGCGTTTGCTCGCGCTCGTCGTGTCCGCCGCCGAAGCCGGCTCCGCGGGCGCGCCCAACGGCGTCAAGTTCGTCTATAAAGATAATGGCCGGTGCGCGCTTTCTTCCCTGTTCGAACAAATCGCGTACACGGCTTGCCCCCACACCGACAAACATTTCGACAAAATCGCTTCCCGAAATATGTAAAAACGAAACGTTCGCTTCGCCCGCAACGGCGCGCGCCAAAAGCGTTTTTCCCGTTCCGGGACTTCCGACCAAAAGCACGCCTCCGGGAATTTTCGCGCCGATTTCGCGGTATTTTTTCGGATTTTTCAAAAAATCGACGATTTCGGACAATTCTTTTTTCGCTTCTTCCTGCCCCGCAACATCGGCGAATGTTACCTTTTTTTTATTGGTATCGAAAAGCCGCGCGCGGCTTCGCCCGAACTGCATTCCGCGCGAATTCTGCATGGACATTTGCCGCATAAAAACGAACAAAAAAATCAGCATTATAAAAAGCGGCAAAAAGTCCAACACTTCGGCAAGAACATTCGGCTTAGTCGCCTTCCCCGAAACCTGCACGCCGTTTTGCTCCAAAAAAGACATCAGCGACGTATCGTTGTAGGGAATGACAGTTTGAAAGCGCGATTGCGCACCGTCGGAAATGTTCGCCGAGCGCATGGTACCCAAAATGATTTTTTGGTCCTGTATTTGAACGTCGCTCACTTGATGTTGCCCGACAGCCGTCAAAAAATCGCTGTACGATATAACCGGATACACATTCGTTTCTTTATTCATCATAGCCATGACGATAAAAAAGGCTCCGAGCAAAAACAAAACGAGTAAACCGATGCGGTTTCCTGCGGGACGCATATTGAAGTTATTCCGTTCGTTTTCATTTTTTTTGGACGTATTTTTTTGAAAATGTCGATTTTGATCCATCTTTATTCCTCAAATACCGCAACGGTGCGCACGGTCGGGTAAAACAAAAAAACGCAGCCCCCGTTTTGCGCGCAGCCTTTAACATACCAGTCGGGGTATCCGAAAGGGGCGCCCCATACGCACACGGGATTTCCCCCGTATTCGACAACCGGTACAAGGGGCGACAAGCGGCTTTCTATGCCCCATTCGTTCCATATTTTTTTTAAGGCCTTATGGGTGCCTTGGGCCGTTTGTATGCGGTCGCCCGCACGGCGGTTCCTTATTGTGAAGGGAAGCGAAAAAGGCCCCGCGCACACTTCCCCGTATTTATTGTCGGCACGCTTTTGCGTTTTCCGCACGTGAGCTTCGTTTGCACCGAGAACTTCAAAGCGGCCGAAGGGCGCTTCGTAGGAGCCGGCTTTATCGACCGATATGCAAAAATCGGAATGTCCGCCGACTCCTTCTTCCGGAGCGCTTGAGCACAAAGTCGTGCCCGAACGAAGATTCGTTACGGTTAAAAACTTTTTTGTCTTTACGCACTCGATTCCGCAGCCTCTCACTCGCCTCTTGCCCGATGCGCAGTCTTTAAAAAGCGCGTACGGAATACGGCGCTCTATGCCGATTTTTTGCGCAGCCTTATACAGCGCCCTGATCCGCACGGGAAAACCCGCTTGAAAAAACGGAACGGATGCGGTACGCACGGCACCGGACGCAAAGTCGGAAGTGAAATCCGAGCTGCAGCCGGGAAAACCCGGCACGTACTCCCATTCGATGAGGGACGCAAGTTCTTCGATAAAAAGCGCTTCCCGTTCGGCTTTTTGTGCGCCGGAAAGCACGCCCGTATCCCAGCCGCGGATGTGTTCATTTAAAAGCGGAATAAGGTGCAGACGAAGATTGTTGCGGTAGTACGACGGATCGCCGTTTGTTTTGTCTTCGCGGAAAGAGACCGAAAAAAAGCGGGCGTATTCTTCTATGTCGCATCGCGGTATGTCGAGCAGCGGGCGGCAAAAAATACCGCGCCTTTTTGCAATACCCGCGGCGGCGAACCCCGAAATCCCTGCCGAAGCGCCCTGAAAAAAACGCTGCAAAAGCGTTTCCAGCTGATCGTCGCGGTTATGTGCAAGAAGCACAAAATCGCAGTGTTCGGCTTCGGATTGTTTTTGCAGCAAAGCGTAACGCAAAAACCGGGCTGCTTCTTCCGTTCCGCCGCCGCGGCTCAAAGCGGCCGACGCAACGGCCCCCTCGGGAATCGTTTTAATCGTACAGGGAATATTCCAAAGAGCGCACTGTTCTTTTACGAATAAAGCGTCGGCCTCCGTTTCGCTTGCGGGACGAATGTTATGGTTTACCGTTACAACCGAAAGGCGCAGACGCCCCGAAAAATCGCTCGGAATCGGAATTGCGCTTCCGAGCGAACCGCCCTCCGGTGCATTCGGGTGCGGCAGCGTGTTCAGCGCGCGCAGCGCATGCAGCATAACCATAGAGTCGATGCCGCCCGATACGGCCAACAGTAAAGACAGCGGCTCGCAAACGTCCTGCGCACTTGCGGCTTGAACTCGGCCGATCCCGCATTGCTGCAGGCCGGCCGATACTTTTTGCAAAAAAGGATGCACGTAATCAGCGCAGCGGTTTTACCGCGGCCACCATTTCATCTCCCGGAGTAAGAACGGTTACGCCCGATCCGGCAACGATATCTTTAACGCAAATCTTTTCATTCAAATTAAGATTGCCCACGTCGACGACTATGCGCACGGGTAAATCCTTGGGCAAACATTTAATGGCAATACGGCGTACACCGCGCTCCAAAAGGCCGCCCGCGCGGACTCCGACGGGATTTCCGGTCAGCGAAATATTGATTTCGGTCGTCAGATGTTTTTCCGGATCCACGGCATGAAAATCGACATGGCGGTTTTTATCGGTGATGATATCGTAATCGGTCGCTTTAATCAGCACGGAAGTATTTTCTTTTCCGTCGACGCTGAGCGACACAAGTGTCGTAGGCGTTGCGACCTTCCATACTTTTGTAAATTCGCTTTCATTGACGGTAAGCGGAAAAGCTTCGCCTTTCGAATTGTACATAACGGCGGGAAGTTTTCCTTCCGAACGAAGTTTTTTTGCGGCACCCTTTCCCGTAGCGGTGCGCGTAACGGCATTCAATACCAAATTTTCCATAGCGGAACTCCTTATGCGATGGCACAAATATTTTCAGGAAAACCGCGGCGAAAAACCGGTGCCGCTTTTTAAAAGCGAAAGAGAATACACCCCATCGTTCATCACGCCAGAGTTTTCCTTATAGCTGGACCGGCTGGATTCGAACCAGCGGAATACCGGTACCAAAAACCGGTGGCTTACCACTTGCCGACGGTCCAAAGAAGATAAAAAAGTTTGCTGCCGACCGGCTGAGCCTGCAAGGCCGACCGGTTCAGTCGTCGTCCGCGGAAGCGGGCCCTTCTTCGATATGCCCCGCTTCGTACTCGGCCAGGATGCGATCCTGCAGCTGAGTGCGGAATTCCAAGCTTATAGGATGGGCTACGTCCTTATAGTCGCCGCTGCTTGTTTTACGGCTGGGCATCGCGATAAAAAGCCCTGTTTTGCCCTCAATAATCTTAACGTTGTGCACAACGAAACAGTTGTCAAACGTAACCGTAACGTATGCTTTTAATTTTCCTTCGGCCGTCACTTTACGGATACGAATTTCGGTAATCTGCATAACCACTCCTCTCCTGGTCAGAACCTATGCGCTTGAAGCACACACTACACAGGCAGATTGCAGGCTTGCACAACCCGACATTTCCACCTGCCGAATAGCCGAGAGCAGGCGCTCTTCGCTTCTTTTTCGGAAGGAAAAACGCCGTACACAGCAGAACCGGAACCGGTCATCTGAACAAAATCGGCACCGACAGCTTTTAAACTTTCCAGTGCGGCGGCAATAACCGGATAGGTCTCTGCAAGCGGTTCCGTAAAACTGTTGCCGAAAGTCCATTGAGCAGCCGGCTTTCGGTATATGCTTTCCAGTTCCGCGACCCCGGGAAATTCAGCCGGAATCGACCCGTTCAGCCGTTCATCCAAAAGCGCATACGCTTCTTTTGTAGAACTGTGAACCGCAGGATGCACAAGTACAAAGTAAAGGTCGTTGCGGGAGCCGATTTCCCTGATAAACTCGCCACGTCCCGTCACCACGGCACAGCCGCGCGACAGGAAAAAAGCAACGTCGCTTCCGACCCGGCACGCCGCCTGCATCATTTGTTCCAAGCTCAAATCGGTTTCAAACAATTTGTCCAAAACAATCAGCAGGGACGCCGCATCCGAAGACCCGCCGCCCAAACCGGCACCCGAAGGAATGCGCTTAACCAAGTCGACTTGTACGCCTTCTTTAATGCCGGTAAGATTACAAAATTCGCCGTATGCCGTCGTAAGAGTGTTTTCGGCGGGAAGAACAATGTCCGTTTTTATCCGGCACAGCGGTCCGCCCGCTTTTTTTTCAACCGTCAATTCATCGCATAAATCGACCGCTTGAAACACGCTTTCAATACTATGGTATCCGTCCTCTCTTGCCGACTCTTCGGAAGAAAGCACCCGCAAATGCAGGTTAAGCTTTGCGGGAGCGCGAATACGCATTTTATTCGGCATAGGCCTATTATACAGAAAAATATCTTTTTGTCAAACGGTTTGCCGCGCTTTGCCGCGCGGGAAATGAGTTTTTTTTCCGCGTATTTTATCACATTTTTAAAAAAAACAGTTGACACAAAGACAACTCTTCATCTATGTTTATGGTAAGCGATGCCGGTGCATTCGGTCCCGGCACGCGTTTATCGAGTTCTGAAATTAAGGAAGTGCTCAAATGCTCAGTGACAGCGAATTGCAGGATTATTCGTCGGCCGCCGGCTATACAATCGAGGATTCGTACAACGACGACTTTGAAGACGACGACAATCTCGACGACTTTGACGACGACGAATTTATGGACGACGATTTGGATGAGTATGACGACGAGGGCGATTTCGACTACGATGATGACGACGACTTTCAGTACGACGACGATTTAGACGAATAAAGGCCCCGGCCGGAGATGAAAGCTTATAAAAGCTTTTTGCCTCCGTGCCACAGTTTTTCCAAATCGTAAAAACTACGCGCTTCGGCCGTCATAAGGTGAACGACGACGGTGCCCATATCGATTAAATTCCAATCGTCGCCTGACGGAAGCTTTTTGTCGGGAATACGGATCGCAAGATCGTTTTCTTTTGCGTAATCCTTTACCTGCCGGTATAAGCCTTTCCAATGAGCGCTGCTGTTTACGGTCGTAATCACAAAAAAATCGGTCCAACTGCTTAATTCGGAAACGTCGAGCACGACGGTATCGGCGCCCTTATAATCGGTTAAAATATCCGCTATTTCAAGCGCTTTTTCTTTATCGGTTTTCATAGACAATCCTTTTTATCCTTTTTTGTACGTTATAATCAACGTACATAGCGTCCGTCAAAATCTTTTCCGAGCACAATCGTAAAGTCTACAAGCGTATCGGCTTCAAGGGCGCTGTCGTCTTTTTTTACTTCCGCTGTTTTGATATCGGTACAGCGTATAAAATCGCCGACATTTTTTGCGATCTCTTCGTTGCCGATATGGTCGATGATAAACGTTTTATCGTAGTCGTTGCGGTCGGCGTTGGATATCGTAAGAATGTCGTAACCGGCACTTTGCAGCAATGCGGCCGTATTTTTTGCGAGCCCCTGAACGGCCGTTCCGTTTTGAATTTCCAAAACATAAATGCGGCTGTGAACGACTTCCGTTTCGGACACGAGGGCCGAAACCGTTTGTTTAAGAACGTCTTTTATAAGTTGGCCGTCGTAATACGGAAACAAAAGCATTTTGCCGTCTACCATGCGCTGCGAGCCGGTAATCGCTTGGGGAAAAAGCCGTTCGGCGTCGATCAGGGAAATCTTTTCCAAAAGGGTGTATAAGCCGTCATAGTCGATATTCGCCTTGATGCGCGAAGCGTAAAGCGGAAAGACGTTCTTTTTAAAGATGTCGGTTTTGCGCGCATTGATCGCCGACAAAAAGGCGACAACGGCGTTTTGCAGGCGGTCTTGACGATCGGCTGCGGCCGCCTCTTTGTTTTCATACAATACGTACGTGCGTATTTTATCGCCGTCCAGGGTAACCGAACCGGAAGGCAGCAGGTACGACACATCGTCTATTTTATCGTCCACCGGATAGGGCACAAAAACGCGAAGCCCGCCCAAAAGGTCGGTCAATTCCGAAAAATGCTTTAAAGAAATTTCGAGCGAAAACGGAATCGACATGCCGACCAGTTTTTCTATTTCGCCGCGGTAGGCGTCTATCCCCTTTTCTTTGTAAACGGCGTCTATGCGGTCTACCCTGCCCAAACTTGCATATATGGCGCCCGTATTGCCGAGTATATCGATAAGGGCGCCCTTATGCGACACCGGATAATATGCCATAATCATCGTAGCAAGCGCGTTTCCGTCATCTTCAAGCACAATAACCGCTTTGATAATTTGATCGCTTTCCAATACCTTATCTACGGGATTGGTTTTAAGCGACGTTATCAATAAAGAAACCGAAACCGCTAAAACGGCGACAATAAGCAGCAAAAAAATAACATGCGTTTGCGTACCGAGTTTGGGCATATATTTTGTCATTGCAGCCTCTTTTATAATTCCTTTTGTAAGGATTGTATCAAATCCGCCGTTTCGGGCGCGAGCGTTTTGCCCTGCGTTTTTAAATAGCGCGCGTTGTCTTCCGCGACGGATAAAAGCAAAGTGTTCAAGTCCTTTTTCATGCATTCCGCCACGTAAGACGGACTGCTGTGAGGACGCCCCGGCTCTATTTTATCGGCGATGTACAAAATCTTCGCCAAATTTCCCATGCGCGCACAACCGAAAGTATGAAAGCGCACCGCTTCCAAAATATCCGCATCGTCGATGCCGAAATCTTTTTTAAGGACTGTCGCCGCCGCCCGCCCGTGAAGCAGCGATTTTTTTTGCGCTTCCAAATCCGATACGGGCAAATTGTCCTGTACGGCAAGTAAAAAAATCACTTCTTCGTTCATGTCTTTGCACATATCGTGCGTCAAGCCGGCAAAATAGCCGCGCTCGCAGGGTAAACCGTAACGGCGGCACAAATCCCCGGCGGTTTGAGCGGTGCGCACCGAATGCTCATAGCGCGCTTTATGCACCATTGCCGACACATAGCGGTCGAGCAGAGCCGTTGCTTCGTGTATATCGGCGTCAGTTAAAGCCATACAATTTCCTTTCAACAATATACCTGTAAACGCTCGAAGGAACAAGGCTTTTCCAGTCTTTTTTTTCGGCAATCATGCGCCGGATTTTCGCCGACGATGCGACATAAAAATCGTTATGCAAATCTTTGTGCGGCCACGGGAAACCCGCATCGCCCGCGATCCTGTCGTCTGCACTCAAGCTTGTCGCGCTCGTGCCGGCCGCACCTGCAAAAGATGCCGCACTTGCCGCTCCCGCCTGCGCCGACCACCCGCTTTTTTCACTTCCGGAAACGTCTTCATCTCCGAGCGGCGGCCGCCTGCCGAGCAGAATGTCGGTTATTTCGGCCAAAAAGTCGGCTTCTTTCCATTTTCCGAAATCGGCGCACAGGTCGCTTCCGATTATTAAACCGAACTTTTCTTCCGGCCGCGTTTTATAGCGCCGCTCAAGGGCACGCACCGTGTCTATCGTGTAAGAAACGCCCTCGCGTCGAAGCTCGCAGTCATCGGCGGCAAACCGTGCGTCGTTAAACTCGTCGAGCGCCAAGTTGAGCATTGCCCAGCGCTCCTCTTCACGGGCGCCGGACGCGATGAATTTATGGGGCGGATCCTTTGCCGGAATAAACAACACGCGCTCATAACCGTATTCGTTTGCGGCCTGCAGGGCCAAAAGAAGATGCCCGTTGTGTACGGGATTAAAAGAACCGCCCAGCAGTGCAATTTTCATCGCTCGGATCCGGGATACTGCACGTCAACCTCGTCCACCGAGGCGCGGCTTGCAAGAAAAGCGCTTTCACTCTTCGCGGTGTTTTGCGCGCCCGTATCCGAAGCGCCGTACACAAG is a window encoding:
- the ispE gene encoding 4-(cytidine 5'-diphospho)-2-C-methyl-D-erythritol kinase; amino-acid sequence: MPNKMRIRAPAKLNLHLRVLSSEESAREDGYHSIESVFQAVDLCDELTVEKKAGGPLCRIKTDIVLPAENTLTTAYGEFCNLTGIKEGVQVDLVKRIPSGAGLGGGSSDAASLLIVLDKLFETDLSLEQMMQAACRVGSDVAFFLSRGCAVVTGRGEFIREIGSRNDLYFVLVHPAVHSSTKEAYALLDERLNGSIPAEFPGVAELESIYRKPAAQWTFGNSFTEPLAETYPVIAAALESLKAVGADFVQMTGSGSAVYGVFPSEKEAKSACSRLFGRWKCRVVQACNLPV
- the yqeK gene encoding bis(5'-nucleosyl)-tetraphosphatase (symmetrical) YqeK, with amino-acid sequence MALTDADIHEATALLDRYVSAMVHKARYEHSVRTAQTAGDLCRRYGLPCERGYFAGLTHDMCKDMNEEVIFLLAVQDNLPVSDLEAQKKSLLHGRAAATVLKKDFGIDDADILEAVRFHTFGCARMGNLAKILYIADKIEPGRPHSSPSYVAECMKKDLNTLLLSVAEDNARYLKTQGKTLAPETADLIQSLQKEL
- a CDS encoding LCP family protein gives rise to the protein MTKYMPKLGTQTHVIFLLLIVAVLAVSVSLLITSLKTNPVDKVLESDQIIKAVIVLEDDGNALATMIMAYYPVSHKGALIDILGNTGAIYASLGRVDRIDAVYKEKGIDAYRGEIEKLVGMSIPFSLEISLKHFSELTDLLGGLRVFVPYPVDDKIDDVSYLLPSGSVTLDGDKIRTYVLYENKEAAAADRQDRLQNAVVAFLSAINARKTDIFKKNVFPLYASRIKANIDYDGLYTLLEKISLIDAERLFPQAITGSQRMVDGKMLLFPYYDGQLIKDVLKQTVSALVSETEVVHSRIYVLEIQNGTAVQGLAKNTAALLQSAGYDILTISNADRNDYDKTFIIDHIGNEEIAKNVGDFIRCTDIKTAEVKKDDSALEADTLVDFTIVLGKDFDGRYVR
- the rsfS gene encoding ribosome silencing factor, with the protein product MKTDKEKALEIADILTDYKGADTVVLDVSELSSWTDFFVITTVNSSAHWKGLYRQVKDYAKENDLAIRIPDKKLPSGDDWNLIDMGTVVVHLMTAEARSFYDLEKLWHGGKKLL
- the nadD gene encoding nicotinate (nicotinamide) nucleotide adenylyltransferase, which produces MKIALLGGSFNPVHNGHLLLALQAANEYGYERVLFIPAKDPPHKFIASGAREEERWAMLNLALDEFNDARFAADDCELRREGVSYTIDTVRALERRYKTRPEEKFGLIIGSDLCADFGKWKEADFLAEITDILLGRRPPLGDEDVSGSEKSGWSAQAGAASAASFAGAAGTSATSLSADDRIAGDAGFPWPHKDLHNDFYVASSAKIRRMIAEKKDWKSLVPSSVYRYIVERKLYGFN